One segment of Panicum virgatum strain AP13 chromosome 1K, P.virgatum_v5, whole genome shotgun sequence DNA contains the following:
- the LOC120710907 gene encoding uncharacterized protein LOC120710907, with product MARKRPKEFIDLDNSQDSYGLDSEDLSAYLSDSESNDFEDSEVHSSGGIESIQFVAYQQVLKNYHELKVLKRQLAKTISLEEAKKQKSAKRPKEVFTRFSVSSFSSILDALTPENREVIENSGLGSLLLFQKCYVPNKFVKWVAELVNYRSADIVVDGKVISLTKESVHLVLGLPMGDKHFPSDPSGGKAIVLSMFEK from the exons ATGGCAAGGAAGAGGCCTAAGGAATTTATCGACCTTGACAACAGTCAGGATTCTTATGGTTTGGACAGTGAAGATTTGTCTGCTTATCTATCTGACAGTGAGAGTAATGACTTCGAAGATTCAGAA GTTCACAGCTCTGGGGGCATTGAAAGCATCCAATTTGTTGCTTATCAACAAGTTTTGAAAAAT TACCATGAATTGAAGGTTTTGAAGAGGCAGCTCGCGAAAACTATATCTCTTGAG GAGGCAAAGAAGCAAAAATCTGCTAAAAGGCCCAAAGAAGTTTTTACCAGATTTTCAGTTTCAAGCTTTTCATCTATTTTGGATGCTCTTACACCTGAAAATCGTGAAGTCATTGAAAATTCTGGGCTGGGATCTCTTTTGCTTTTCCAAAAGTGCTATGTGCCTAATAAGTTTGTGAAGTGGGTAGCTGAGCTAGTGAATTATAGATCAGCTGATATAGTTGTTGATGGCAAAGTTATCTCTCTTACAAAAGAATCTGTGCATTTAGTTCTTGGCCTTCCAATGGGTGATAAACATTTCCCTTCCGATCCTTCTGGGGGTAAAGCAATTGTGCTGTCAATGTTTGAGAAGTAG
- the LOC120710923 gene encoding GATA transcription factor 6-like, translating into MASSFVAHHHGSLGVMEGRMTALRSSLRPCEAAEELDAAPAACGAAAERGAGLFGDGFSVEDLLDLEDLCEVDKDCAELVDAPPAPAPAAVDDDKLSSDSHGSSVVSYELMPLPPPPVIDLPLPGHDAEELEWVSRIMDDSQAELPPQPKLPAATVAAAAAAVARRPLERAVPAAAGPTRSPTICALSTEALVPVKARRSKRSRASVWSLSGGALLSDSTSSSSTATTSSCSSSASFAPFLFLPADSPPAFFAARLLFEAPRGASKKPKHGKSGGKPKKRGRRPKHHPAPHQLAAAAAAPGDRRCSHCGVQKTPQWRAGPEGAKTLCNACGVRYKSGRLLPEYRPACSPTFVSTIHSNSHRKVLEMRRKKEGDLVPCPAPLPAAAPAVASF; encoded by the exons ATGGCGTCGTCGTTCGTCGCGCACCACCACGGCTCGCTG GGGGTGATGGAGGGGAGGATGACCGCGCTGAGGAGCAGCCTGAGGCCGTGCGAGGCCGCGGAGGAGTTGGAcgctgcgccggcggcgtgcggggcggcggcggaaaggGGTGCCGGCCTTTTCGGGGACGGGTTCTCCGTCGAGGACCTGCTGGACCTCGAGGACCTCTGCGAGGTCGATAAGGACTGCGCCGAGCTGGTggacgcgccgccggcgccggcgccggcggccgtggaCGACGACAAGCTGTCCAGTGACTCCCACGGATCGTCGGTGGTGTCGTACGAGCTCatgccgctcccgccgccgccagtgaTTGACCTCCCGCTGCCG GGGCATGACGCGGAGGAGCTGGAGTGGGTGTCCCGTATCATGGACGACTCGCAGGCCGAGCTCCCGCCGCAGCCGAAGCTACCGGCGGCGACCgtagcagcagccgcagcagcggtAGCGCGGCGTCCGCTGGAAcgcgcggtgccggcggcggcgggccctaCACGGAGCCCGACGATATGCGCGCTGTCGACGGAGGCGCTGGTGCCCGTGAAGGCGCGGCGCAGCAAGCGGTCGCGCGCCTCCGTGTGGTCGCTCTCCGGCGGCGCGCTGCTGTCGGACtcgacgtcgtcgtcctccACGGCCACCACGtcgtcctgctcctcctccgcctcgttCGCGCCGTTCCTCTTCCTGCCGGCGGACTCGCCGCCCGCGTTCTTTGCGGCGCGTCTCCTCTTCGAGGCGCCACGCGGCGCCTCCAAGAAGCCCAAGCACGGCAAGAGCGGCGGCAAGCCCAAGAAGCGCGGGCGCCGGCCGAAGCACCACCCGGCGCCGCaccagctcgcggcggcggccgcggccccggGCGACCGGCGCTGCAGCCACTGCGGCGTGCAGAAGACGCCGCAGTGGCGCGCGGGCCCCGAGGGCGCCAAGACGCTGTGCAACGCGTGCGGGGTGCGGTACAAGTCCGGGCGGCTCCTGCCGGAGTACCGGCCGGCGTGCAGCCCCACGTTCGTGAGCACCATCCACTCCAACTCCCACCGCAAGGTGCTGGAGATGCGGCGCAAGAAGGAGGGCGACCTCGTGCCGTGCCCGGCGCcactcccggccgccgcgccggccgtcgcGTCGTTCTGA